In the genome of Lysobacter sp. BMK333-48F3, the window ATGGGCGCTGGAGGATTCCGCTGGTTCGGCGACACTGCGAGCTCCGGTAAGGACTACCGATAAGGAGCGAGCATGAGCAAGGAATCGATCCAGGAGCGGTACGAAGTCTGCGCGCCGGCGCTGCGGCAGGCGATCGACCGGGCGGTGCAACGGCTGCGCGATTTCGTCGCCGAGACCGACGACATGAGCCTGGTTTTCGCCGAAACGCTGCCGATCGGGGCGATCGCGCAGTTGGAGAACAAGTACGGCCTGGCGCTGCCGCCGGCCTACGTCTACTTCCTGCGCACCTATGGCGCCTTCGTCGTGCACTACGGCGGCAACGAACTGATCGGCATGGTCGAACCCGGCCATCTGCATGCGACGGCGCCGGACCCGGACGACGCGGTCGGCGGCGACGAAGACGAAGTCGCCGCGGCGATCGGCGAAGCGCTGTTTTTCCAGTACATCGACGACTTTTCGGTCGAGAATTTCTGGGCCTTCAACCCGCGCGACCGTCGCGACGACGGCGAGCTCTGCGTGGTCGCCTATTACCACGATGAGGCATTCGCCCTGGCGCAGGACTCCGGCGCCCGCTTCCGCGATTTCGCTGCGCATATCGTCGATACGGTCGACGATTTCATCGCCACCTACGCTTGAACGCAGCGGTGCGGACCGGCGACAAGTCCCCGGTCGCGGCGCCACCACCAATGGGTAGGAGCAACGTCCCACAGGGATTTCCTCCGGTCACAAGTCGCGGCCAAGGAACGCGCAGGCTCCCAACGCCTTCGCCATCGATCGAAACGGAAAGCCCGACGCGAGCTATGAGCACCAATCGCGTTTGCCTGCCTTGCTCGTCAGCGCAGCCGGCATCGCAGACGGATGCATCGCACCCGTCTGCGGCTGGAGTTGCGCCTTCAGGCGTGCCCCGCCGAGACAGGCGCCGCTAGGACCGCCGATATCCGAGGCACTAGCACAGCAAGTCCCTGTCGCGGCTTACGCCGCTCCTACAGGAGCGGCGGCGATCGCGACCGGCGCGCTAAGGCCGACGACCGCGAGCAACTCGCCATCGTCGCCGTGCTCCAACCGCAGGTCGATACGATAGCGCTCGCATAGCCGCTGCACGATCGCCAGCCCGAGTCCATGGCCCGGGCTGCCGGCGCGACGATGGTGAGGCTCGTGCAGGAGCGCGCGCTCCGCTTCCGGCACCGCGTGGCCGCGGTTGGCGATGC includes:
- a CDS encoding SMI1/KNR4 family protein — encoded protein: MSKESIQERYEVCAPALRQAIDRAVQRLRDFVAETDDMSLVFAETLPIGAIAQLENKYGLALPPAYVYFLRTYGAFVVHYGGNELIGMVEPGHLHATAPDPDDAVGGDEDEVAAAIGEALFFQYIDDFSVENFWAFNPRDRRDDGELCVVAYYHDEAFALAQDSGARFRDFAAHIVDTVDDFIATYA